In the genome of Streptomyces pactum, one region contains:
- a CDS encoding GNAT family N-acetyltransferase has translation MLKPVDLRMYGLLLRPWGERDLDAIRRGLADPEFRRWNTINVPSPDEAGARDFLESRTTGWQCGEMASFAVTAPGAGGGAGAVLGHISIGMIDFDAHRSGRVGYWVLPEARGRGVATRALDALSRWAFRDLGLYRLELGHAIGNDASCAVAERCHYRHEGDLRGAMFDITGTPRDVHVHGRLAVDPPPRLSGVTVPGDNTTPHD, from the coding sequence ATGCTGAAACCGGTCGACCTGCGGATGTACGGACTCCTGCTGCGCCCCTGGGGCGAGCGGGACCTGGACGCGATCCGCCGCGGGCTGGCCGACCCGGAGTTCCGGCGCTGGAACACCATCAACGTGCCGTCCCCCGACGAGGCCGGGGCCCGGGACTTCCTGGAGAGCCGCACCACCGGGTGGCAGTGCGGGGAGATGGCCTCCTTCGCCGTCACCGCACCGGGCGCCGGCGGCGGCGCGGGCGCCGTGCTGGGCCACATCAGCATCGGCATGATCGACTTCGATGCGCACCGCAGCGGGCGGGTCGGGTACTGGGTGCTGCCCGAGGCACGGGGGCGCGGGGTGGCGACCCGGGCGCTGGACGCGCTGAGCCGCTGGGCCTTCCGGGACCTGGGGCTGTACCGGCTGGAACTGGGCCACGCCATCGGCAACGACGCCTCCTGCGCGGTCGCCGAGCGCTGCCACTACCGCCACGAGGGGGACCTGCGCGGCGCGATGTTCGACATCACCGGGACACCCCGCGACGTCCATGTGCACGGCCGGCTGGCCGTCGACCCGCCGCCCCGGCTGTCCGGTGTCACCGTGCCGGGCGACAACACCACGCCGCACGACTGA
- a CDS encoding flavin-containing monooxygenase, giving the protein MADRSHPHTAPVYVVGGGPGGLATAAALGERGVRAVVLERSDAVGASWRRTYDHLRLHTTRRLSGLPGLPIPRSCGRWVSRDDLVGYLERYTEHHGLDVVTGVEVSRVDRAEDGSGWLLHATGGRRLSSPAVVVATGLHHTPLLPEWPGADGFTGELRHAADYRAPDPYRDRDVLVVGAGSTGTEIAVALAGAGAARVRLAVRTVPHLVRRSAAGCSAQRAAVLTRRLPRRAADRAARTLNRALLPDLSGYGLPRPATGPYTGHRTGAGPVPEAGLAAAVAAGRVEIVPAVESFEGGAVVLADDSRIGPEAVIAATGYRCALDGLVGHLGVLDEHGHPLVHGPRTLGSAPGLHFTGFSRPVSGTLRELGLDARRIARALAHRPAPARPAPAR; this is encoded by the coding sequence ATGGCCGACAGATCGCACCCCCACACCGCGCCCGTCTACGTCGTCGGCGGCGGACCGGGCGGGCTCGCCACCGCGGCGGCCCTGGGCGAGCGCGGCGTACGCGCCGTGGTCCTGGAGCGCTCGGACGCCGTCGGCGCCTCCTGGCGGCGGACCTACGACCATCTGCGCCTGCACACCACCCGCCGGCTCTCCGGCCTTCCGGGACTGCCCATCCCCCGCTCCTGCGGCCGCTGGGTGTCCCGCGACGACCTGGTCGGCTACCTGGAGCGGTACACCGAGCACCACGGGCTGGACGTGGTCACCGGGGTGGAGGTGTCCCGGGTGGACCGTGCCGAGGACGGCAGCGGCTGGCTGCTGCACGCGACCGGCGGCCGCCGGCTGTCCTCCCCGGCGGTGGTCGTCGCCACCGGCCTCCACCACACCCCGCTCCTCCCGGAGTGGCCCGGCGCCGACGGCTTCACCGGCGAGCTGAGGCACGCCGCCGACTACCGGGCGCCGGACCCCTACCGGGACCGGGACGTGCTGGTGGTGGGGGCGGGCAGCACCGGCACCGAGATCGCGGTGGCGCTCGCCGGGGCCGGTGCGGCGCGGGTACGGCTGGCCGTGCGCACCGTCCCGCACCTGGTCCGCCGCTCGGCGGCCGGCTGCTCCGCACAGCGGGCCGCGGTACTGACCCGGCGACTGCCGCGGCGGGCCGCGGACCGGGCGGCCCGGACGCTGAACCGGGCGCTGCTGCCGGACCTGTCGGGGTACGGGCTGCCGCGCCCGGCCACGGGCCCGTACACCGGTCACCGGACGGGCGCCGGGCCGGTGCCGGAGGCGGGTCTGGCGGCCGCGGTGGCGGCGGGCCGGGTGGAGATCGTCCCCGCCGTGGAGTCCTTCGAGGGCGGCGCGGTGGTACTGGCCGACGATTCCCGGATCGGCCCGGAGGCGGTGATCGCCGCCACCGGGTACCGGTGCGCGCTGGACGGGCTGGTGGGACACCTCGGCGTCCTCGACGAGCACGGACACCCGCTCGTCCACGGCCCGCGCACCCTCGGCTCGGCGCCCGGACTCCACTTCACCGGCTTCTCCCGCCCGGTCAGCGGCACCCTGCGCGAACTCGGCCTGGACGCGCGGCGCATCGCCCGCGCGCTCGCCCACCGGCCGGCCCCGGCCCGCCCGGCACCCGCGCGGTAA
- a CDS encoding MFS transporter — protein MTQTAETFERHDPPRARRRGPRVHRAWFVAAVAFVTIIGAAGFASLPGLLIEPLHDEYGWSRGTVGFAVSVNLALYGLTAPFAAALMDRFGIRQVVACALTVISVGAGLTVFMTEAWQLVLCWGVLVGLGSGSMALAFAATIANRWFSKRRGLVTGILTAAGASGQLVFLPLLSWIVDRHGWRPAAVTVAVVALAVVPFVWLLMRDHPADVGLAAYGDDGPPAPRPEPRPGAARRAVRALLSAARTGPFWLLAGTFAICGASTNGLIKTHFVPAAHDHGMAVTAAASLLAVIGIFDIIGTIASGWFTDRFDARRLLAVYYALRGLSLMFLPMLLSDTVHPPMIFFIVFYGLDWVATVPPTIALCREQYGEDSAIVFGWVLASHQVGAGLVAFLGGAARDAFGSYDVVWYASGALCAIAALMALVIRRTRPQGALPAPA, from the coding sequence GTGACTCAGACAGCTGAAACCTTCGAGCGGCACGACCCGCCCCGGGCCCGGCGCCGCGGTCCGCGGGTGCACCGGGCCTGGTTCGTTGCCGCGGTCGCCTTCGTGACCATCATCGGTGCGGCGGGGTTCGCCTCCCTCCCCGGGCTCCTCATCGAACCGCTGCACGACGAGTACGGCTGGTCGCGCGGGACGGTCGGCTTCGCGGTCTCGGTCAACCTGGCGCTGTACGGACTCACGGCACCCTTCGCCGCGGCGCTGATGGACCGTTTCGGCATCCGTCAGGTGGTGGCCTGCGCGCTGACCGTCATCTCCGTCGGAGCGGGCCTGACCGTCTTCATGACCGAGGCGTGGCAACTCGTCCTGTGCTGGGGCGTGCTGGTCGGGCTGGGCAGCGGCTCCATGGCGCTGGCCTTCGCCGCGACCATCGCCAACCGCTGGTTCAGCAAGCGGCGCGGGCTGGTCACCGGCATCCTCACCGCGGCCGGCGCCTCCGGTCAGCTGGTCTTCCTCCCGCTGCTGTCCTGGATCGTGGACCGCCACGGCTGGCGGCCGGCCGCCGTCACGGTGGCGGTGGTGGCGCTCGCCGTGGTGCCGTTCGTCTGGCTGCTGATGCGCGACCACCCGGCCGATGTCGGCCTGGCGGCGTACGGGGACGACGGGCCGCCCGCGCCCCGGCCCGAACCCCGTCCCGGGGCCGCCCGCCGCGCGGTGCGGGCGCTGCTGTCGGCGGCGCGCACCGGACCGTTCTGGCTGCTCGCCGGGACCTTCGCGATCTGCGGCGCCTCCACCAACGGCCTGATCAAGACGCACTTCGTGCCCGCCGCCCACGACCACGGGATGGCGGTCACCGCGGCGGCGAGCCTGCTCGCGGTGATCGGCATCTTCGACATCATCGGGACCATCGCCTCCGGCTGGTTCACCGACCGCTTCGACGCGCGCCGGCTGCTCGCGGTGTACTACGCGTTGCGCGGGCTCTCCCTGATGTTCCTGCCGATGCTGCTGTCGGACACCGTCCACCCGCCGATGATCTTCTTCATCGTCTTCTACGGGCTGGACTGGGTGGCGACCGTGCCGCCGACCATCGCCCTCTGCCGCGAGCAGTACGGCGAGGACAGCGCGATCGTCTTCGGCTGGGTGCTCGCCTCGCACCAGGTGGGCGCCGGACTCGTCGCCTTCCTCGGCGGCGCGGCCCGCGACGCGTTCGGTTCGTACGACGTGGTCTGGTACGCCTCGGGGGCGCTGTGCGCGATCGCCGCGCTGATGGCCCTGGTCATCCGGCGCACCCGGCCCCAGGGCGCCCTGCCCGCCCCGGCCTGA
- a CDS encoding GlxA family transcriptional regulator: protein MTDAVDAVDGGGRPHRVVVLALTGVIPFELGIPYRIFGKARTAEGRSLYRVTTCTVEPGPVRTDADFTIDVPDGPEALAEADTVVVPASFELGPVYEEGRLTAPLAAALAHVRPGTRMVSICTGSYVLAAAGLLDGRPATTHWHSTDHFQRLFPSVRVDPDVLFVDDGDVLTSAGVAAGLDLCLHIVRRDHGTAVANDVARRSVVPPHREGGQAQYIHRPVPEPQRSTTTTARAWALGRLDRPISLRELAAQEAMSIRTFTRRFREEVGISPGQWLTQQRVERARHLLETTDLSVDQVARSAGFGSAGSMRQHLQAALGVSPTAYRRTFRATTGSAAGRTGGHGGHGR from the coding sequence ATGACGGACGCGGTGGACGCGGTGGACGGCGGAGGTCGGCCGCACCGGGTCGTCGTGCTGGCGCTGACCGGAGTGATCCCCTTCGAGCTGGGCATTCCCTACCGCATCTTCGGCAAGGCCCGCACCGCGGAAGGCCGTTCGCTGTACCGGGTGACGACGTGCACGGTCGAGCCGGGTCCGGTCCGGACCGACGCCGACTTCACCATCGACGTGCCGGACGGGCCGGAGGCCCTGGCGGAGGCGGACACCGTGGTGGTGCCCGCCTCGTTCGAACTCGGACCGGTCTACGAGGAAGGGCGGCTCACCGCACCGCTGGCCGCCGCCCTGGCGCACGTCCGGCCGGGCACCCGGATGGTCTCCATCTGCACCGGGAGCTACGTCCTGGCGGCGGCCGGCCTGCTCGACGGGCGCCCCGCCACCACCCACTGGCACAGCACCGACCACTTCCAGCGCCTCTTCCCGTCGGTGCGGGTGGACCCGGACGTCCTCTTCGTGGACGACGGTGACGTCCTCACCTCCGCCGGGGTCGCCGCCGGGCTGGACCTGTGCCTGCACATCGTCCGCCGGGACCACGGCACCGCGGTCGCCAACGACGTCGCCCGGCGCAGTGTGGTGCCGCCGCACCGGGAGGGCGGCCAGGCGCAGTACATCCACCGGCCGGTCCCCGAACCGCAGCGGTCCACCACGACCACCGCGCGGGCCTGGGCCCTGGGCCGCCTGGACCGGCCGATATCGCTGCGCGAACTGGCCGCGCAGGAGGCGATGAGCATACGGACCTTCACCCGGCGGTTCCGTGAGGAGGTCGGGATCAGCCCCGGCCAGTGGCTCACCCAGCAGCGGGTGGAGCGCGCCCGGCACCTGCTGGAGACCACCGACCTCTCCGTCGACCAGGTGGCGCGGAGCGCGGGGTTCGGCTCCGCCGGCTCGATGCGGCAGCACCTCCAGGCGGCGCTGGGCGTCTCCCCCACCGCGTACCGGCGCACCTTCCGCGCCACCACCGGCAGCGCGGCCGGCCGCACGGGCGGCCACGGCGGGCACGGCCGCTGA
- a CDS encoding ATP-binding protein codes for MQVLQVQMEVRPDPAEVGRARRWARSRLVGSGIDADEPLAETLILIISELVTNAVVHTGCPAVLSMRLPGTPGHAGEPDGAGRPGAPVPAPAPVTPYGTVAGAGAARAERPGGAAGGAVSTVRVEVADRSARAPRPGHADEAATSGRGLELVDVLADRWGWRREGAGKRIWCEVDRCEPLGTPAFEPPSRALMNQA; via the coding sequence GTGCAGGTGCTTCAGGTGCAGATGGAGGTCCGGCCCGACCCCGCGGAGGTCGGCCGCGCCCGGAGGTGGGCCCGTTCGCGGCTCGTCGGTTCCGGTATAGACGCGGACGAGCCGCTGGCCGAGACGCTGATCCTGATCATCTCCGAGCTGGTCACCAACGCGGTCGTGCACACCGGCTGCCCCGCCGTCCTCAGCATGCGGCTGCCCGGCACCCCCGGGCACGCCGGTGAGCCCGACGGCGCCGGCCGCCCCGGCGCCCCGGTGCCCGCCCCCGCGCCGGTCACGCCGTACGGCACCGTGGCCGGTGCGGGGGCGGCGCGCGCGGAGAGACCGGGCGGCGCGGCCGGTGGCGCGGTCAGCACGGTGCGGGTGGAGGTCGCCGACCGCAGCGCCCGGGCCCCGCGCCCCGGCCACGCCGACGAGGCGGCCACCAGCGGTCGCGGGCTGGAGCTGGTCGATGTGCTCGCCGACCGGTGGGGCTGGCGGCGCGAGGGCGCCGGAAAGCGGATCTGGTGCGAGGTGGACCGGTGCGAACCGCTCGGCACGCCGGCCTTCGAGCCGCCTTCCCGGGCGCTGATGAACCAGGCGTGA
- a CDS encoding protein kinase — translation MDDYAGRVLADRYRLPLPPPDGPEPLTVRAWDTYSGQRVLLRRIPLPEVVEAELVGGAPADASGRPGPGGPDDGSGRPARSASRDAHDPVVRRAVDAATAAASLPDHPRLDQVFHVFAEDGDLWIVSEFVAGRPLAALLAEGPLSPHRAAEVAADVLTALRAVHAHGWVHRNITADTVVICEDGRAMLTGLAAAAAEEALCGHDPVPPAPPAPLSPPDRHRGPGRPGDGGRVPRARDAGYADGRGGTPGTGARDEGGAAPAPRGAVPQPRTGDAVVAPAGRDPHPRGTAGAAPAARGPLAPRPLGSGPAGSDVPAGAPDGGRPDRAPAGRRGPATPLAAERARLARLALVGAVTERWAPEQAGPAHAGPPPADTPATDLWAVGALLFRAVRGHAPYPEDDPVALVREVATRAPAHADGCGPLRPLVEALLGRDPAARPDAEDVRARLRALVRSAPEPEVGSRTVVVPHPDSGGPAGARRLPVVRRRGPLVRRARTRGPVVPRARRRAVRPAEAPPSREPAAIRIPDAPRRSRGPREPAIGRGRRHPRNLGLVLLLAILALLVAGVLFAVLFLPESEPSGTDGARRPAPAGGTADRPGDGGRADDGRGDGRSPQTTRPPGLPRGFVVRDDPAGFRVAVPGSWTRRGENDRGQVRYRGGDFELLVVAGRDRATEVGTDPMAYQQTREPELAAFRASSWSSASQLRRTDVGRTATAEGEFRWRDAGGRQVCARNLAMLLAGRYHIVQVIGPADEPEAVARYFRHAVARYAAAG, via the coding sequence GTGGACGACTACGCGGGAAGGGTGCTCGCCGACCGCTACCGGCTGCCGCTGCCGCCGCCCGACGGACCGGAACCCCTCACCGTCCGGGCCTGGGACACCTACAGCGGTCAGCGGGTGCTGCTCCGCCGGATACCGCTGCCGGAGGTCGTCGAGGCCGAACTCGTCGGCGGTGCCCCGGCGGACGCGTCCGGACGCCCGGGGCCCGGCGGTCCGGACGACGGCTCCGGCCGGCCCGCACGGTCCGCCTCCCGGGACGCCCACGACCCCGTGGTGCGCCGCGCCGTGGACGCCGCCACCGCCGCCGCCTCACTGCCCGACCACCCCCGGCTCGACCAGGTCTTCCACGTCTTCGCGGAGGACGGCGACCTGTGGATCGTCAGCGAGTTCGTGGCCGGCCGCCCGCTCGCCGCCCTGCTCGCCGAGGGCCCGCTGTCCCCGCACCGGGCGGCGGAGGTCGCCGCCGACGTCCTCACCGCCCTGCGCGCGGTGCACGCCCACGGCTGGGTGCACCGCAACATCACCGCCGACACCGTCGTGATCTGCGAGGACGGCCGGGCGATGCTGACCGGGCTGGCCGCCGCGGCGGCCGAGGAGGCCCTGTGCGGCCACGACCCGGTGCCGCCCGCACCACCGGCGCCCCTCTCCCCGCCGGACCGCCACCGGGGCCCCGGCCGGCCCGGCGACGGCGGCCGGGTGCCGCGCGCCCGGGACGCCGGGTACGCCGACGGCCGTGGCGGAACGCCGGGGACCGGGGCCCGGGACGAGGGCGGCGCCGCGCCGGCACCGCGGGGTGCCGTGCCGCAGCCCCGGACCGGTGACGCCGTCGTCGCACCCGCCGGCCGCGACCCGCACCCCCGGGGCACGGCCGGCGCGGCCCCGGCGGCCCGGGGACCGCTCGCCCCCCGGCCGCTCGGCTCCGGACCGGCCGGTTCCGACGTGCCGGCCGGGGCACCGGACGGCGGCCGACCGGACCGTGCGCCGGCCGGGCGGCGCGGGCCGGCCACCCCGCTCGCCGCCGAGCGGGCCCGGCTGGCGCGGCTCGCGCTGGTCGGCGCGGTGACCGAGCGCTGGGCGCCGGAACAGGCCGGGCCGGCGCACGCCGGCCCGCCGCCGGCCGACACCCCGGCCACCGACCTGTGGGCGGTCGGCGCGCTGCTGTTCCGCGCGGTCCGCGGCCACGCCCCGTACCCGGAGGACGACCCGGTCGCACTGGTGCGGGAGGTGGCCACCCGGGCCCCGGCCCACGCGGACGGCTGCGGTCCGCTCCGCCCCCTGGTCGAGGCCCTGCTCGGCCGGGACCCGGCGGCCCGCCCGGACGCCGAGGACGTGCGCGCCCGGCTGCGCGCCCTGGTGCGGTCGGCCCCGGAACCGGAGGTCGGCAGCCGTACCGTCGTGGTCCCGCACCCGGACTCCGGCGGACCGGCCGGCGCCCGGCGGCTGCCGGTGGTCCGCCGCCGGGGACCGCTGGTGCGCCGCGCGCGGACCCGGGGGCCCGTGGTGCCCCGCGCCCGGCGGCGTGCGGTCCGCCCGGCGGAGGCGCCGCCGTCCCGGGAGCCGGCCGCGATCCGCATACCCGACGCACCGCGGCGGTCCCGGGGCCCCCGCGAACCCGCGATCGGTCGCGGGCGCCGCCACCCGCGCAACCTGGGCCTGGTCCTGCTCCTGGCCATCCTCGCGCTGCTCGTCGCCGGGGTGCTGTTCGCGGTGCTGTTCCTGCCGGAGTCGGAGCCGAGCGGCACCGACGGCGCGCGGCGGCCCGCCCCGGCCGGCGGCACGGCGGACCGGCCCGGCGACGGCGGGCGGGCGGACGATGGACGGGGGGACGGCCGTTCACCGCAGACCACCCGGCCGCCCGGACTGCCCCGGGGTTTCGTGGTGCGCGACGACCCGGCCGGCTTCCGGGTGGCCGTCCCCGGGTCCTGGACCCGCCGGGGCGAGAACGACCGCGGCCAGGTGCGCTACCGCGGCGGCGACTTCGAGCTGCTGGTGGTCGCCGGGCGGGACCGGGCCACCGAGGTGGGCACCGACCCCATGGCCTACCAGCAGACCCGGGAGCCGGAGCTGGCCGCCTTCCGCGCCTCGTCGTGGAGCTCCGCCTCCCAGCTCCGCCGGACCGACGTGGGGCGGACCGCGACGGCCGAGGGCGAGTTCCGGTGGCGGGACGCCGGCGGCCGGCAGGTGTGCGCCCGCAACCTCGCGATGCTGCTGGCCGGGCGCTACCACATCGTCCAGGTGATCGGGCCGGCCGACGAGCCGGAGGCGGTGGCCCGCTACTTCCGGCACGCCGTGGCCCGCTACGCGGCGGCCGGCTGA